A portion of the Hyphomicrobiales bacterium genome contains these proteins:
- the livM gene encoding high-affinity branched-chain amino acid ABC transporter permease LivM → MSVEAVRGAPAAASSERYAAALKDAFIAALITLALAAPIIGLKTTTSVGGLELTPRAMPVAIAVLVVFCGRLALNLIFWQRHPSVTPIGVKWYLRPGGRPLADHFDQWKIHLGVAAMAFAIVMPFMPFVTRYWMDQSIVILTYVMLGWGLNIVVGLAGLLDLGYVAFYAIGAYSFALLATNFDLGFWICLPLAGILAACWGLILGFPVLRLRGDYLAIVTLAFGEIIRIILLNWYTFTNGPDGISQIPRPTLFGLEFTREEGGFADFFGLEYSSVHRIVYLYYIILLLALITNFVTLRLRRLPVGRAWEALREDEIACRSLGINTTNTKLTAFACGAMFGGFAGSFFATRQGFVSPESFTAIESFIILAVVVLGGLGSQLGIVIAVIFLNSAFELLRELQEYRMLIVGMAMVLIMIWRPRGLISRRIPSIFLAKRRAISGEPVSEGSG, encoded by the coding sequence ATGAGCGTCGAGGCGGTTCGGGGGGCTCCGGCGGCGGCCAGCAGCGAGCGCTATGCCGCGGCTCTGAAGGACGCCTTCATCGCTGCGCTGATTACGTTGGCGCTGGCCGCGCCGATCATCGGGCTGAAAACGACGACCAGCGTCGGCGGCCTCGAGCTGACGCCGCGTGCGATGCCGGTGGCGATCGCCGTCCTGGTGGTGTTTTGCGGCCGGCTGGCGCTGAATCTGATTTTCTGGCAGCGCCATCCCTCGGTCACGCCGATCGGCGTGAAATGGTATCTGCGCCCCGGCGGACGCCCGCTCGCCGATCATTTCGACCAGTGGAAGATCCATCTCGGCGTGGCGGCGATGGCCTTTGCCATCGTCATGCCGTTCATGCCGTTCGTCACGCGTTACTGGATGGACCAGTCGATCGTGATCCTGACCTATGTCATGCTCGGCTGGGGGCTGAACATCGTCGTCGGGCTGGCCGGGCTCTTGGACCTCGGCTATGTCGCCTTCTATGCCATCGGCGCCTATTCCTTCGCGCTGCTGGCCACGAATTTCGATCTAGGCTTCTGGATCTGCCTGCCGCTCGCGGGCATTCTGGCGGCCTGCTGGGGGCTCATTCTGGGCTTTCCGGTGCTGCGGCTGCGCGGCGACTATCTGGCCATCGTCACCCTCGCCTTCGGCGAGATCATCCGCATCATCCTGCTCAACTGGTATACCTTCACAAACGGGCCCGACGGCATCTCGCAGATTCCCCGGCCGACCCTGTTCGGGCTCGAATTCACCCGCGAGGAGGGTGGTTTCGCCGATTTCTTCGGGCTCGAATATTCATCGGTCCACCGCATCGTCTATCTCTACTACATCATCCTGCTGCTGGCGCTGATCACCAACTTCGTCACCCTGCGCCTGCGTCGCCTGCCGGTGGGGCGCGCCTGGGAAGCGCTGCGCGAGGACGAGATCGCCTGCCGCTCGCTCGGCATCAACACCACCAATACCAAGCTTACCGCCTTTGCCTGCGGCGCCATGTTCGGCGGCTTTGCCGGTTCCTTCTTTGCCACTCGCCAGGGCTTTGTCAGCCCGGAATCCTTTACCGCTATCGAGTCCTTCATCATCCTCGCGGTCGTCGTCCTCGGCGGGCTCGGCAGTCAGCTCGGCATCGTCATCGCCGTCATCTTCCTCAACTCCGCCTTCGAGCTTTTGCGCGAGCTGCAGGAATACCGGATGCTGATTGTCGGCATGGCGATGGTGCTGATCATGATCTGGCGGCCGCGCGGGCTGATCTCGCGGCGCATTCCCTCGATCTTCCTGGCCAAGCGACGAGCAATTTCCGGCGAACCCGTTTCGGAGGGCAGCGGATGA
- a CDS encoding ABC transporter ATP-binding protein, with protein MSAAPLLSVQGVETYYGNIQALRGVDLEVYPGEIVTLIGANGAGKSTLMMTICGTPQARSGRIIFDGHDITGTPTHQIMRMAIAQAPEGRRIFPRMTVVENLQMGAAVDHMAHFEEDLKRIFELFPLLAERSSARGGTLSGGEQQMLAIARALMSRPRLLLLDEPSLGLAPMIVRQIFRVIRNLNEEEKLTVFLVEQNAFHALRLAHRGYVMVNGRITMTGTGRELLAKEEVRAAYLEGGRH; from the coding sequence ATGAGCGCCGCGCCGTTGCTGTCGGTCCAGGGCGTGGAGACCTATTACGGCAACATCCAGGCCCTCAGGGGCGTCGACTTGGAGGTCTATCCGGGCGAGATCGTCACCCTGATCGGCGCCAATGGCGCCGGCAAGTCGACGCTGATGATGACCATCTGCGGCACGCCGCAGGCGCGCAGCGGCCGCATCATCTTCGACGGCCACGACATTACCGGCACCCCGACCCACCAGATCATGCGCATGGCGATCGCCCAGGCGCCCGAGGGCCGGCGCATCTTTCCGCGCATGACGGTGGTGGAAAATCTGCAGATGGGCGCCGCCGTCGACCATATGGCGCATTTCGAAGAGGACCTGAAACGGATCTTCGAGCTGTTTCCGCTGCTCGCCGAGCGCAGCTCGGCCCGCGGCGGGACGCTTTCCGGCGGCGAGCAGCAGATGCTGGCCATCGCCCGCGCCCTGATGAGCCGGCCGCGGCTATTGCTGCTCGACGAGCCGTCGCTGGGCCTGGCGCCGATGATCGTGCGGCAGATCTTCCGCGTCATTCGCAACCTCAATGAGGAGGAGAAGCTCACCGTTTTCCTGGTCGAGCAGAATGCGTTTCACGCGCTCAGGCTCGCCCATCGCGGCTATGTCATGGTCAATGGCCGCATCACCATGACCGGGACGGGCCGCGAGCTGTTGGCTAAGGAGGAGGTACGCGCCGCCTATCTGGAAGGCGGGCGCCACTAA
- a CDS encoding branched-chain amino acid ABC transporter permease LivH (LivHMGF is the membrane component of the LIV-I/LS branched-chain amino acid transporter) produces MEYFVQQLINGVTLGSIYGLIAIGYTMVYGIIGMINFAHGDIFMVGAFIALIAIIALGFVAGSSFLVIILALFLVLLVAMALTSIYGWTVERLAYRPLRTSFRLAPLITAIGMSIVLQNYVQVSQGARVKPLQPIITGGYEVMRVSIEAGEFVVQLSNIQIIIVATTILLMTAFSLLIARTPLGRAQRACEQDRRMAALLGVDVDRTISLTFVTGAALAAVAGLMFVLYYGVIDFYIGFVAGIKAFTAAVLGGIGSLPGAMLGGMVIGLIETFWSAYFTIEYKDVAAFSILAITLIFLPSGLLGRPEVEKV; encoded by the coding sequence ATGGAATATTTCGTGCAGCAGCTCATCAATGGAGTCACATTGGGCTCCATCTACGGCTTGATCGCCATCGGCTACACGATGGTCTACGGGATCATCGGCATGATCAATTTCGCCCACGGCGATATCTTCATGGTCGGCGCGTTTATCGCGCTGATTGCCATCATCGCGCTCGGTTTCGTCGCCGGCAGCAGCTTCCTGGTGATCATCCTGGCGCTGTTTCTGGTGCTCTTGGTCGCCATGGCGCTGACCTCGATCTATGGCTGGACGGTCGAGCGCCTCGCCTACAGACCGCTGAGGACCTCGTTCCGCCTGGCGCCGCTGATCACCGCCATCGGCATGTCGATTGTGTTGCAGAACTATGTACAGGTCAGCCAGGGGGCGCGCGTCAAGCCGCTGCAGCCGATCATCACCGGCGGCTACGAAGTCATGCGCGTGTCCATCGAAGCCGGAGAGTTCGTGGTTCAGCTCTCCAACATCCAGATCATCATCGTGGCGACCACAATCCTCCTGATGACCGCATTCTCGCTGCTCATCGCCAGAACCCCGCTCGGTCGCGCCCAGCGCGCCTGCGAGCAGGACCGCCGCATGGCTGCTCTGCTCGGCGTCGACGTCGACCGGACCATCTCCCTGACCTTCGTCACGGGCGCGGCGCTGGCGGCGGTCGCCGGCCTCATGTTTGTCCTCTATTATGGGGTGATCGACTTCTATATCGGCTTCGTCGCCGGCATCAAGGCGTTCACCGCCGCCGTTCTCGGTGGCATCGGCTCGCTGCCGGGCGCCATGCTGGGCGGCATGGTGATCGGTCTGATCGAGACCTTCTGGTCGGCTTATTTCACCATTGAATACAAGGACGTGGCCGCCTTCTCGATCCTCGCCATAACGCTCATCTTCCTGCCCTCGGGGCTGCTCGGCCGGCCCGAGGTGGAAAAGGTGTAA
- a CDS encoding helix-turn-helix domain-containing protein — protein sequence MQTIPQFHLYGEATDDQVFDFIHAEPIPARSAAHDWVIAPHSHRYLHQIMYVSTGGGAFTVETKTISFASETLIVLAPNVVHSFCFEPHPEGMVISFTEDVIRDITDHQGGLSQRLAEAERAIVIPLEKRKRIARISELARDILDELKLGRSGAQIAMRCYLALLIVEIARLGFAARGWQGAKPGALDDTVARLRELVEDNFRTTRNLSAYADWLAMTPDRLNDHCKKVTGVTAGHLVRQRLLVEAKRQLIFTSLSVSEIAYSLNFSDPSYFSRFFRKYAGQTPQQFRNGLR from the coding sequence ATGCAGACCATTCCGCAGTTTCACCTCTATGGCGAGGCGACGGATGACCAGGTATTCGACTTTATTCATGCCGAGCCGATCCCCGCGCGTTCGGCCGCCCACGATTGGGTAATCGCGCCGCATTCGCACCGCTATCTGCATCAGATCATGTATGTCTCGACTGGCGGAGGCGCCTTCACCGTCGAAACAAAGACAATCAGCTTCGCCAGCGAAACGCTGATCGTCCTCGCTCCGAATGTGGTGCACAGCTTTTGTTTCGAGCCACACCCCGAGGGGATGGTGATCTCGTTCACCGAAGATGTCATCCGCGACATAACCGATCATCAGGGAGGGCTAAGCCAGCGGCTGGCGGAGGCCGAGCGCGCCATCGTCATCCCGCTCGAGAAGCGCAAGCGGATCGCACGGATTTCGGAACTTGCCCGCGATATCCTCGACGAACTCAAGCTCGGCCGCAGCGGCGCCCAAATCGCCATGCGCTGCTATCTGGCGCTGCTCATCGTCGAGATCGCGCGGCTCGGTTTTGCAGCAAGAGGCTGGCAGGGAGCCAAGCCCGGCGCGCTCGACGACACGGTGGCGCGGCTGCGAGAGCTGGTGGAGGACAATTTCCGCACCACGCGAAACCTGAGCGCCTATGCCGACTGGCTGGCGATGACGCCGGACCGGCTCAACGACCACTGCAAGAAGGTGACCGGGGTTACGGCCGGACATCTGGTGCGCCAGCGGCTGCTGGTCGAGGCCAAGCGGCAGCTCATCTTCACTAGCCTGTCGGTGAGCGAGATCGCCTATTCGCTCAATTTCTCCGATCCCAGCTATTTCTCCCGCTTCTTCCGCAAATATGCCGGCCAGACGCCGCAACAATTCCGCAACGGGCTGCGCTGA
- a CDS encoding lipopolysaccharide biosynthesis protein — protein MGQVLDLLPQPLKSALRALLFDGGEEARSRRGALMAFSIRVASAAIAFVSQVLLARWIGGYDFGIFTYVWVWLNILGTLCTLGFAISAVRFLPEYRATAADDLARGFLHAGRRVSFGAGLVCTLAGLAVLYLLDEAVADYYRVPMALALVCLPAYALMDFQDGVGRAHSWIDLGLAPPYIARPLLLLAFLALAISLGWSRSAETAVIAGIAANWVAVAGQYALQERRLDAVLPRGARGYRLDQWLKVSMPALLLEGFALLMINLDILLLDIFVAPGEIATYYAAARTISLVGFVHFAVTAAWMPRFSAAHARGEGAAVEALFAAARKWTFVPSLAGGVALLALGRPILWLFGPEFTVGYPVMFVLVLGLLARAAAGPAQGLLVVTGKHNMTAIVMAVTVCLNAALNLYLIPRFGLIGAAAATSAAFGYESLTLYAVARRTIREAPAALPAG, from the coding sequence ATGGGACAGGTGCTGGACCTTCTGCCGCAGCCGCTCAAATCCGCGCTGAGAGCGCTTCTCTTCGACGGCGGCGAGGAGGCGCGGTCGCGTCGCGGCGCGCTGATGGCCTTTTCCATCCGCGTTGCCTCCGCGGCGATCGCCTTCGTCTCGCAGGTGCTGTTGGCGCGCTGGATCGGCGGCTACGATTTCGGCATCTTCACTTATGTCTGGGTGTGGTTGAACATCCTCGGCACCCTGTGCACGCTCGGTTTTGCCATCTCCGCGGTGCGCTTCCTGCCCGAATACCGGGCGACGGCGGCCGATGACCTTGCCCGCGGCTTCCTGCATGCCGGAAGGCGGGTCAGCTTCGGTGCCGGCCTCGTCTGCACGCTTGCGGGCCTGGCGGTCCTGTATCTGCTGGATGAGGCGGTTGCCGACTATTACCGGGTGCCGATGGCGCTCGCTCTCGTCTGCCTGCCGGCCTATGCGTTGATGGATTTCCAGGACGGGGTGGGTCGCGCGCATTCCTGGATCGATCTCGGATTGGCGCCGCCCTATATTGCGCGGCCGCTGTTGCTGCTGGCTTTCCTTGCCCTGGCAATCTCGCTCGGCTGGTCGCGCAGCGCCGAGACGGCGGTCATCGCCGGCATTGCCGCAAACTGGGTCGCCGTAGCGGGCCAATATGCGCTGCAGGAGCGCCGTCTTGACGCAGTGCTGCCGCGGGGCGCGCGTGGCTACCGGCTCGACCAGTGGCTGAAGGTGTCGATGCCGGCCCTGCTCCTCGAGGGCTTCGCGCTGTTGATGATCAATCTCGACATCCTGCTGCTCGACATCTTTGTCGCGCCGGGCGAGATCGCCACCTACTACGCCGCCGCGCGGACGATCTCGCTGGTCGGCTTCGTCCATTTCGCCGTCACCGCCGCCTGGATGCCGCGCTTTTCGGCCGCCCACGCCCGCGGCGAGGGCGCGGCGGTCGAAGCACTCTTTGCGGCCGCGCGCAAATGGACGTTCGTGCCGTCGCTCGCCGGCGGCGTGGCGCTGCTTGCCCTCGGCCGGCCGATCCTGTGGCTGTTCGGCCCGGAATTCACAGTCGGCTACCCGGTCATGTTCGTGCTTGTCCTCGGTCTTCTGGCGCGCGCCGCCGCAGGGCCGGCTCAGGGCCTTCTGGTGGTGACAGGCAAGCACAATATGACGGCCATCGTCATGGCCGTGACGGTCTGCCTCAACGCGGCGCTCAATCTCTACCTGATCCCGCGCTTTGGCCTGATCGGCGCCGCGGCGGCGACGTCGGCCGCCTTCGGCTATGAATCCCTGACGCTTTACGCGGTTGCCCGCCGCACGATCCGCGAGGCCCCGGCCGCGCTGCCGGCGGGCTGA
- a CDS encoding ABC transporter ATP-binding protein: MRFGGLVAVDDLSFVAGRGDITAVIGPNGAGKTTVFNCLTGFYKPTEGMITMRHENGDSFLLERLDDFRITWRAKVARTFQNIRLFPGMTVLENLLVAQHNRLMLASGFTVGGIFGLAGYRLAEADAVEKARYWLDKVMLIERADDPAADLPYGAQRRLEIARAMCTDPHLLCLDEPAAGLNPRETETLNQLLEYIGETHGTSILLIEHDMSVVMGISDHIVVLDYGVKISDGTPYFVRNDPRVIAAYLGVEDDEVEIAENEALG, translated from the coding sequence ATGCGCTTCGGCGGCCTGGTCGCCGTCGACGACCTGTCGTTCGTCGCCGGACGCGGCGACATCACCGCGGTCATCGGACCAAACGGTGCTGGAAAGACAACGGTGTTCAACTGCCTCACCGGCTTCTACAAGCCCACCGAGGGCATGATCACCATGCGCCACGAGAATGGCGACAGCTTCCTGTTGGAGCGTCTCGACGATTTCCGCATCACCTGGCGGGCCAAGGTTGCGCGCACCTTCCAGAACATCCGCCTGTTCCCCGGCATGACCGTGCTCGAGAATCTGTTGGTGGCGCAGCACAACAGGCTCATGCTGGCCTCCGGTTTCACCGTCGGCGGCATTTTCGGCTTGGCGGGCTACCGCCTGGCGGAGGCGGACGCGGTGGAGAAGGCCCGCTACTGGCTCGACAAGGTGATGCTGATCGAGCGCGCCGACGATCCCGCCGCCGACCTGCCCTATGGCGCGCAGCGGCGGCTCGAGATCGCCCGGGCCATGTGCACCGACCCGCACCTTCTGTGCCTCGACGAGCCGGCCGCCGGCCTCAACCCGCGCGAGACCGAGACGCTGAACCAGTTGCTCGAATATATCGGCGAGACCCACGGTACCTCGATCCTCCTGATCGAGCACGATATGAGCGTGGTCATGGGGATTTCCGACCACATCGTCGTGCTCGACTACGGCGTCAAGATCTCCGACGGCACGCCCTACTTCGTGCGCAACGACCCGCGCGTCATCGCCGCCTATCTCGGTGTCGAGGACGACGAGGTCGAGATCGCCGAGAACGAGGCGTTGGGATGA
- a CDS encoding branched-chain amino acid ABC transporter substrate-binding protein, which translates to MRKFILTGVAAAALGFAASPALADIEVATAGPMTGQYASFGAQMKAGAEQAVEDINAAGGVLGEKLSLSIGDDACDPKQAVAVANQMAGKGIALVAGHFCSGSSIPASAVYAEESVIQISPASTNPKFTDERPGPGVFRTCGRDDQQGQVAGEYLAKNFADKNIAIIHDKTAYGKGLADETRKFMNAAGKKEAMYEAYTAGEKDYTALVSKLKQEGIDILYVGGYHTEAGLMARQMRDQGMNTILVSGDALVTDEYWSITGPAGEGTLMTFSPDPRRNPEAAPVVEKFRAKGIEPEGYVLYTYATMQAWAQAVETAGSTEFDAVVKALNEGTFKTVIGDLSFNDTGDVDLPGYVFYEWKDGKYDYVDNM; encoded by the coding sequence ATGAGAAAGTTCATTTTGACTGGTGTGGCCGCCGCCGCCCTCGGCTTTGCCGCGAGCCCGGCGCTGGCCGACATTGAGGTTGCCACGGCCGGCCCGATGACCGGCCAATACGCCTCGTTTGGTGCGCAGATGAAGGCTGGCGCCGAGCAGGCGGTTGAAGATATCAACGCCGCCGGCGGCGTTCTCGGCGAAAAGCTGTCACTGAGCATTGGCGACGATGCCTGCGACCCGAAGCAGGCCGTTGCGGTCGCCAACCAGATGGCCGGCAAGGGTATCGCCCTCGTGGCCGGGCATTTCTGCTCCGGCTCATCGATTCCGGCGTCCGCCGTCTATGCGGAGGAAAGCGTCATTCAGATCTCGCCGGCTTCGACAAACCCGAAGTTCACCGACGAGCGTCCCGGACCCGGCGTCTTCCGCACCTGCGGCCGCGACGACCAGCAAGGCCAGGTGGCCGGCGAATATCTCGCCAAGAATTTCGCCGACAAGAACATCGCCATCATTCACGACAAGACCGCCTACGGGAAAGGCCTCGCCGACGAGACCCGCAAGTTCATGAACGCGGCCGGCAAGAAGGAAGCCATGTACGAGGCCTATACGGCGGGCGAGAAGGACTACACCGCGCTGGTCTCCAAGCTGAAGCAGGAAGGCATCGACATCCTCTATGTCGGCGGCTACCACACCGAGGCCGGCCTCATGGCCCGCCAGATGCGCGACCAGGGCATGAACACGATCCTGGTCTCCGGCGACGCGCTGGTCACCGACGAATATTGGTCGATCACCGGCCCGGCCGGCGAAGGCACGCTGATGACCTTCTCGCCGGATCCGCGCAGGAACCCGGAAGCGGCGCCCGTGGTCGAGAAGTTCCGCGCCAAGGGCATCGAGCCGGAAGGCTATGTGCTCTATACCTACGCCACCATGCAGGCTTGGGCGCAGGCCGTCGAGACCGCCGGTTCGACCGAGTTCGACGCCGTCGTCAAGGCGTTGAACGAAGGCACGTTCAAGACCGTGATCGGCGATTTGTCCTTCAACGACACGGGCGACGTCGACCTGCCCGGCTACGTCTTCTACGAGTGGAAGGACGGCAAATACGACTATGTAGACAACATGTAA